One Sagittula stellata E-37 genomic window carries:
- a CDS encoding MobA/MobL family protein codes for MAAPFAPVSRCGRPLNDKIGRPQLLIVRRASGGNAVRTAAYNARAALTDARTGERFSYAWRTDCEAVEVIGWNGDAGSLWDAAEKAERKGNAQVARNIILPLPADIPLSEMKRLGREYSDWLHAEYGTASMVALHRPEEKIDPKTGETRSNGNWHIHVLETTRRVETGADGRTMLGEKTREMTDTNSAEKGGPSRSKAELRKRRDAWEDMTNAALARNGIVYRVDFSAYAEQVAEGRRAPQEPTEHLGPVLHKGRRDRKADRASPAPRKFAANLRRRKRNTTIARAVAAVLDDVMTVEDYAAAREEPADMAEDFFRAIWARLGKNRARAAARKRKEVEKARKATTAPSADPAEAEKERNRQAAITRRVNERREAPKGGTREKGLAAVMGAKDRQKRERARRRQIVK; via the coding sequence ATGGCCGCCCCATTCGCCCCGGTGAGCCGATGCGGCCGCCCCCTCAACGACAAAATCGGACGCCCGCAGCTCCTCATCGTCCGGCGAGCTTCCGGCGGGAACGCGGTCCGGACGGCGGCCTACAACGCGCGCGCCGCGCTGACCGATGCGCGTACGGGCGAGCGATTCAGCTACGCCTGGCGGACGGACTGCGAGGCGGTGGAGGTCATCGGATGGAACGGGGACGCCGGAAGCCTCTGGGATGCTGCCGAGAAGGCGGAGCGGAAGGGCAATGCCCAAGTCGCGCGCAACATCATCCTGCCGCTCCCAGCGGACATTCCCTTATCAGAGATGAAACGGCTTGGCCGGGAATATTCGGATTGGCTGCACGCCGAATACGGCACGGCCTCAATGGTCGCCCTGCACCGGCCTGAAGAAAAGATTGACCCGAAGACCGGCGAGACCCGCAGCAACGGCAACTGGCACATCCATGTCCTGGAGACGACGCGGCGCGTGGAGACCGGCGCCGACGGCCGCACGATGCTGGGAGAGAAGACCCGCGAGATGACCGACACCAACTCCGCCGAAAAGGGCGGCCCGTCCCGGTCGAAAGCCGAGCTGCGCAAGCGCCGGGACGCATGGGAGGATATGACCAACGCCGCGCTGGCACGGAACGGGATCGTCTACCGTGTCGATTTCTCGGCTTACGCCGAGCAGGTTGCCGAGGGCCGCCGGGCGCCCCAGGAGCCGACGGAACATCTTGGCCCGGTCCTGCACAAGGGCCGCCGGGACCGAAAGGCCGACAGGGCGAGTCCCGCGCCGCGGAAATTCGCTGCGAACCTGCGCCGCCGTAAGCGTAACACGACAATCGCGCGCGCCGTCGCAGCCGTGCTCGATGACGTGATGACGGTCGAGGACTACGCCGCAGCGCGGGAGGAGCCCGCCGACATGGCCGAAGACTTCTTCCGGGCCATCTGGGCAAGGCTGGGGAAGAACCGCGCCAGGGCAGCCGCGCGGAAGCGGAAGGAGGTGGAGAAGGCCCGCAAGGCCACGACCGCGCCGTCGGCGGACCCGGCCGAGGCGGAGAAGGAGCGCAATAGGCAGGCCGCGATCACGCGGCGTGTGAACGAGCGCCGGGAGGCCCCGAAAGGCGGCACACGCGAAAAAGGCCTGGCCGCCGTCATGGGCGCGAAAGACAGACAAAAGAGAGAGCGCGCAAGGCGGCGCCAGATCGTGAAGTAA
- a CDS encoding protein rep, whose protein sequence is MPYTDTLNIDRRDSTGNISLPSPELVAKRLREANAAASSFLAGEVARGKITPRQAQTIAENTRFDIPGADVSGGSGAQRRDGGKAPLGNIRKFVEGGDDKNQEFHIYNKDLPHAAMRRKLYKNQAEAARLLATSEISKQVRKCLCKLIYGEDAVNVLKRENRARYDKLVLCKDVWACPVCSRNKSRANAMRINYALEWARKQPRDEQGLTVQVAMMTLTARHSRRTKLNKFLTALLAAKRAMFGRAAWRRLKAERVVGFITALESTWSAHKGWHPHFHILVFIRATDQAGAIALLEELRVDWKGCARKQGLTMNAHGFDLRGASAAGHYVAKFGAGTEVVIEDRSGVKRESAAAEMALNDTKRGKGDGSMNPWQLLEASRKAREKARMLRRVAKRHYEAGEAAQAARGEKLAAEAEKAGRQPAALFVEFAETFKGRTQLDWSNGFRDLVGVEAREQEAKEKADVERAEGPDEVMFAAIARPDWIELMKVRFPKSRLLEIAEQDTDAEEDFWEAIEEAIGKPPQRSHEALAGLKVKHEQRRWKRAKGPVPEQA, encoded by the coding sequence ATGCCCTACACCGATACCCTGAACATAGATCGCCGGGATTCCACCGGCAATATTTCCCTGCCATCTCCAGAACTGGTCGCGAAGCGTCTCCGGGAAGCCAACGCGGCCGCCTCGTCGTTCCTCGCAGGCGAGGTAGCCAGAGGCAAAATCACGCCGCGCCAGGCCCAGACGATCGCAGAAAATACCCGGTTCGACATCCCCGGCGCCGACGTTTCGGGGGGGAGCGGCGCGCAGCGCCGCGATGGGGGCAAAGCCCCCCTTGGCAATATACGGAAATTCGTTGAGGGCGGCGACGACAAAAATCAAGAATTTCATATATACAACAAAGACTTGCCACACGCGGCGATGCGCAGAAAGCTGTACAAGAATCAAGCCGAGGCTGCGCGCCTGCTCGCGACATCGGAAATCTCGAAACAGGTTCGGAAATGCCTCTGCAAACTGATCTACGGGGAGGATGCCGTGAACGTCCTCAAGCGCGAGAACCGCGCCCGGTATGACAAGCTTGTGCTGTGCAAAGATGTCTGGGCTTGCCCAGTCTGCTCGCGCAACAAGAGCCGAGCCAATGCCATGCGGATCAACTATGCCCTGGAATGGGCGCGGAAGCAGCCGCGCGACGAGCAGGGCCTGACGGTGCAGGTTGCAATGATGACCCTGACCGCTCGGCATAGCAGGCGGACGAAGCTCAACAAGTTCCTTACCGCGCTTCTCGCCGCCAAGCGGGCGATGTTCGGCCGTGCGGCTTGGCGGCGCCTGAAGGCCGAAAGGGTTGTCGGGTTCATCACCGCGCTGGAGTCCACTTGGTCGGCCCACAAGGGCTGGCACCCGCATTTCCATATCCTGGTGTTCATACGAGCCACGGATCAGGCGGGCGCGATTGCGCTCCTCGAAGAACTGCGAGTGGACTGGAAGGGCTGCGCCCGGAAACAGGGCCTGACGATGAACGCGCATGGGTTCGACCTGCGCGGCGCCAGCGCAGCCGGCCACTACGTCGCCAAGTTCGGCGCCGGCACGGAAGTTGTCATCGAGGACCGGAGCGGCGTGAAGCGCGAATCTGCTGCGGCCGAGATGGCCCTGAATGACACTAAGCGCGGCAAAGGGGACGGCTCCATGAACCCTTGGCAACTCCTGGAAGCCAGCCGCAAGGCTCGTGAGAAGGCCCGGATGCTGCGCAGGGTCGCCAAGCGCCACTACGAGGCAGGCGAGGCGGCGCAGGCTGCACGGGGCGAGAAGCTGGCTGCCGAAGCCGAGAAGGCAGGACGACAACCCGCCGCGCTCTTTGTCGAGTTCGCCGAGACATTCAAGGGCCGGACCCAGCTCGACTGGTCAAATGGGTTCCGCGATCTCGTCGGGGTCGAGGCACGCGAGCAGGAGGCCAAGGAGAAGGCCGATGTCGAACGGGCCGAAGGCCCGGACGAAGTGATGTTCGCTGCTATCGCCCGACCGGACTGGATCGAGCTGATGAAGGTCCGGTTCCCGAAGTCCCGGCTCTTGGAGATTGCCGAGCAGGATACTGATGCGGAGGAAGATTTCTGGGAAGCAATCGAGGAGGCAATCGGAAAGCCCCCGCAGCGGTCGCATGAGGCTCTTGCCGGGCTGAAGGTCAAGCATGAACAGCGCCGCTGGAAGAGGGCGAAAGGCCCGGTTCCAGAACAGGCGTAG